A part of Anaeromyxobacter diazotrophicus genomic DNA contains:
- a CDS encoding acyl-CoA dehydrogenase family protein, producing the protein MVDKKTASFVQALCMGRIEEEIVLPYPQMKPAEKETLRQVLSAVNQLLTPRERDFRAWDVKGEMPREFVQELKEFGLFGLVIPEEHGGLGFGAAAYSRALQEISRHDASVALTVGAHSSIGMRGLLLFGTDAQKKKYMPKLATGEMIAAFCLTEPGAGSDAAAVRTTAVRQGDHWILNGDKLWITNGGIADFFTVFAKTPEVQKNGKAQMTAFIVTRDMPGVSAGPHEDKMGIRASSTTTVHFEDVKVPAENVLGELGMGFKTAMRILNSGRTGLGGGCVGGMKKLIGLAAKQARERKQFGQPISDFGLVKQKMGEMVVDCYASEAVVGLVAGLIDQSYQEYAVEAAISKVFATEALWRTADEALQIAGGNGYMREFPYERVVRDSRINRIFEGTNDILRLFIALTAMADVATELKELAAGLKGVLADPIKGFGVMSDYALKVATLRAPGALTDRLPDRLAEKLTWTKLHPALKPTAEQFEEATRDLAWVADRVLRRHGRKIIEKQFALRRIGDIVIDLFVLASVMSRVDAAVVSEGEEKSARELEILRVFARRARGRIRGNLRRVDVNDDELVKSLADDAFEREGYHWDLA; encoded by the coding sequence ATGGTGGACAAGAAGACCGCCAGCTTCGTCCAGGCGCTCTGCATGGGGCGCATCGAGGAGGAGATCGTCCTCCCGTACCCGCAGATGAAGCCCGCCGAGAAGGAGACCCTGCGGCAGGTGCTCTCGGCCGTGAACCAGCTCCTCACGCCCCGCGAGCGCGACTTCCGCGCCTGGGACGTGAAGGGCGAGATGCCGCGCGAGTTCGTCCAGGAGCTGAAGGAGTTCGGGCTGTTCGGCCTCGTCATCCCGGAGGAGCACGGCGGGCTCGGCTTCGGCGCGGCGGCCTACTCGCGGGCGCTGCAGGAGATCTCGCGCCACGACGCCTCGGTGGCGCTCACGGTCGGCGCGCACAGCTCCATCGGCATGCGCGGGCTGCTGCTCTTCGGCACCGACGCGCAGAAGAAGAAGTACATGCCGAAGCTCGCCACCGGCGAGATGATCGCCGCCTTCTGCCTCACCGAGCCCGGCGCCGGCTCCGACGCCGCGGCGGTGCGGACCACCGCGGTGCGCCAGGGCGATCACTGGATCCTGAACGGCGACAAGCTCTGGATCACGAACGGCGGCATCGCCGACTTCTTCACCGTCTTCGCCAAGACCCCCGAGGTGCAGAAGAACGGCAAGGCGCAGATGACGGCCTTCATCGTCACCCGCGACATGCCGGGCGTCTCGGCCGGTCCCCACGAGGACAAGATGGGGATCCGCGCCTCCTCCACCACCACCGTGCACTTCGAGGACGTGAAGGTCCCCGCCGAGAACGTGCTGGGCGAGCTGGGCATGGGGTTCAAGACCGCCATGCGCATCCTCAACTCGGGGCGGACCGGGCTCGGCGGCGGGTGCGTGGGCGGGATGAAGAAGCTCATCGGCCTCGCCGCGAAGCAGGCCCGGGAGCGCAAGCAGTTCGGCCAGCCCATCTCCGACTTCGGCCTGGTGAAGCAGAAGATGGGCGAGATGGTGGTCGACTGCTACGCCAGCGAGGCGGTGGTGGGGCTCGTGGCCGGCCTCATCGACCAGAGCTACCAGGAGTACGCGGTGGAGGCGGCCATCTCCAAGGTCTTCGCCACCGAGGCGCTCTGGCGCACGGCCGACGAGGCGCTCCAGATCGCCGGCGGCAACGGCTACATGCGCGAGTTCCCCTACGAGCGCGTCGTCCGCGACTCGCGCATCAACCGCATCTTCGAGGGCACGAACGACATCCTGCGCCTCTTCATCGCGCTCACCGCCATGGCCGACGTGGCGACCGAGCTGAAGGAGCTGGCGGCGGGCCTGAAGGGCGTGCTCGCCGATCCCATCAAGGGGTTCGGGGTCATGTCCGACTACGCGCTCAAGGTCGCCACGCTGCGCGCGCCGGGCGCGCTCACCGACCGCCTCCCCGACCGGCTGGCTGAGAAGCTCACCTGGACGAAGCTCCACCCCGCGCTCAAGCCCACCGCCGAGCAGTTCGAGGAGGCGACGCGCGACCTCGCCTGGGTGGCCGACCGCGTGCTGCGCCGCCACGGCCGCAAGATCATCGAGAAGCAGTTCGCGCTCCGGCGCATCGGCGACATCGTCATCGACCTGTTCGTGCTCGCCTCGGTCATGTCGCGCGTCGACGCGGCGGTGGTGAGCGAGGGCGAGGAGAAGAGCGCCCGCGAGCTCGAGATCCTCCGGGTCTTCGCGCGCCGCGCCCGCGGCCGCATCCGCGGCAACCTCCGCCGGGTCGACGTCAACGACGACGAGCTCGTGAAGTCGCTCGCCGACGACGCCTTCGAGCGAGAGGGGTACCACTGGGATCTCGCCTGA
- the ipdC gene encoding indolepyruvate/phenylpyruvate decarboxylase, whose translation MNLTEALLTALRERGARQIFGIPGDFALPFFRILERSALLPLHTLSHEPAVGFAADGAARAGQGLGVAAVTYGAGALNMVNAVAAAYAERSPVVVLSGGPGKREAGSGLLLHHQAKTLDSQFQIYREITCAQVRLDDAARAPADLARALDACQRQSRPVYVELPRDMVAEPCGPVPPASAPALDEAALEACAEEVLARLAGARAPVLMAGIEVRRFGLEEKVAELARRLAIPTVTSLMGRGLLAHADAPLLGTYMGVAGDPRLTERVETSDALFLLGEIVCDTNFAASERRIDLRRTLHAWEGEVTLGYHVYPDVPLPALVDALLARTPPSARHFEPERPVHPRGLVADGAPLTPTDVATALNDLMAAHGKLPIAADMGDCFFTAMDVDQTALVAPGYYATMGFGVPAAFGVQAATGRRPVVLVGDGAFQMTGWELGNCRRNGWDPIVLVLNNRSWEMLRTFQPESSFNDLDDWRFAEVAPALGGDGVRVSTRAELAAALERARVTRGRFQLIDCVIPRGVLSQALSRFVAGVRRLGAGG comes from the coding sequence ATGAACCTGACCGAGGCGCTCCTCACCGCCCTGCGCGAGCGGGGGGCGCGCCAGATCTTCGGCATCCCCGGCGACTTCGCCCTGCCCTTCTTCCGCATCCTGGAGCGCTCCGCGCTCCTGCCGCTGCACACGCTCTCGCACGAGCCGGCGGTGGGCTTCGCCGCCGACGGCGCGGCGCGGGCCGGGCAGGGCCTGGGGGTGGCGGCGGTCACCTACGGCGCGGGCGCGCTCAACATGGTGAACGCGGTGGCGGCGGCCTACGCCGAGCGCTCGCCGGTGGTGGTCCTCTCGGGAGGGCCCGGGAAGCGCGAGGCGGGCTCGGGGCTCCTGCTCCACCACCAGGCGAAGACGCTCGACTCGCAATTCCAGATCTACCGCGAGATCACCTGCGCGCAGGTCCGCCTCGACGACGCGGCGCGCGCGCCGGCCGACCTGGCGCGGGCGCTCGACGCCTGCCAGCGGCAGAGCCGCCCGGTCTACGTCGAGCTGCCGCGCGACATGGTGGCGGAGCCGTGCGGCCCGGTGCCGCCCGCGTCGGCGCCGGCGCTCGACGAGGCGGCGCTGGAGGCCTGCGCGGAGGAGGTGCTGGCGCGCCTCGCGGGCGCGCGCGCCCCGGTGCTCATGGCCGGCATCGAGGTCCGGCGCTTCGGGCTGGAGGAGAAGGTGGCCGAGCTGGCGCGGCGCCTCGCCATCCCGACCGTCACCAGCCTCATGGGGCGCGGGCTGCTCGCCCACGCCGACGCGCCGCTGCTGGGCACGTACATGGGCGTGGCGGGGGATCCCCGCCTGACCGAGCGGGTCGAGACCTCGGACGCGCTGTTCCTCCTGGGCGAGATCGTGTGCGACACGAACTTCGCCGCCTCCGAGCGGCGCATCGACCTGCGCCGCACCCTCCACGCCTGGGAGGGCGAGGTGACCCTCGGGTACCACGTCTACCCGGACGTCCCGCTGCCGGCGCTCGTGGACGCGCTCCTCGCCCGCACGCCGCCGAGCGCGCGCCACTTCGAGCCGGAGCGCCCGGTCCACCCGCGCGGCCTCGTCGCCGACGGCGCCCCGCTCACCCCGACCGACGTCGCGACCGCCCTGAACGACCTCATGGCGGCGCACGGGAAGCTCCCCATCGCGGCCGACATGGGCGACTGCTTCTTCACCGCCATGGACGTGGACCAGACCGCGCTGGTGGCGCCGGGCTACTACGCCACCATGGGCTTCGGGGTGCCGGCGGCGTTCGGGGTGCAGGCGGCGACGGGGCGGCGGCCGGTGGTGCTGGTGGGCGACGGCGCCTTCCAGATGACCGGCTGGGAGCTGGGCAACTGCCGCCGCAACGGCTGGGATCCCATCGTCCTCGTGCTCAACAACCGGAGCTGGGAGATGCTCCGCACCTTCCAGCCGGAGTCCTCGTTCAACGACCTCGACGACTGGCGCTTCGCCGAGGTGGCGCCGGCGCTGGGCGGCGACGGGGTCCGGGTATCGACCCGGGCCGAGCTGGCGGCCGCGCTCGAGCGGGCGCGCGTGACCCGCGGCCGGTTCCAGCTCATCGACTGCGTCATCCCTCGGGGCGTGCTCTCGCAGGCGCTCTCCCGCTTCGTGGCCGGGGTGCGGCGGCTCGGCGCCGGCGGCTGA
- a CDS encoding TetR/AcrR family transcriptional regulator, with translation MSVRASVGRRQRVRERARQDILLAAAEVFARRGFTSATLAELAEAAGYAAPSLYRYFSSKEEIFRSLVDLAESEIRATFEEPVDRSAPLAARIEKLLRLQFQVAEQRRSLFELLLSPPPDLPPDRDGRTMHDPSHGLGRYEELLLEWLRRHAGRAELRVPLEAAARGLAGVAFAFHHRPLHADADGAARVRTVVDLALHGIAALSGRGAPP, from the coding sequence ATGAGCGTTCGCGCTTCGGTCGGTCGGCGGCAGCGGGTGCGCGAGCGCGCCCGCCAGGACATCCTGCTGGCCGCGGCCGAGGTCTTCGCGCGGCGCGGGTTCACGAGCGCCACGCTCGCCGAGCTGGCCGAGGCCGCCGGCTACGCGGCCCCCTCCCTGTACCGGTACTTCAGCAGCAAGGAGGAGATCTTCCGCTCCCTGGTCGACCTCGCCGAGAGCGAGATCCGCGCCACCTTCGAGGAGCCGGTCGACCGGTCGGCCCCGCTCGCGGCGCGGATCGAGAAGCTGCTGCGGCTGCAGTTCCAGGTCGCCGAGCAGCGCCGCTCGCTCTTCGAGCTCCTCCTCTCGCCCCCGCCCGACCTGCCGCCGGACCGCGACGGGCGGACGATGCACGACCCCAGCCACGGCCTCGGCCGGTACGAGGAGCTCCTGCTCGAGTGGCTGCGCCGCCACGCCGGCCGCGCCGAGCTGCGCGTGCCCCTCGAGGCCGCCGCGCGCGGCCTGGCCGGCGTCGCCTTCGCCTTCCACCATCGCCCGCTCCACGCCGACGCCGACGGCGCGGCGCGGGTGCGCACCGTCGTCGATCTCGCCCTGCACGGGATCGCGGCCCTCTCAGGTCGAGGAGCACCTCCATGA